GCCTTCCAAGAGTGACGCTGCCGGCAGCCCTGACAAATCGACCACCGACGATCAACTATACAACGAAGCTAAACAGGCCTACGACAAGGGCAGCCTGGACAAGGCCCGACAAGGTTTTCAGCAATTGATCAAGACTTTCCCCAAATCCGCCAATGCCGACAATGCCCAGTTCTGGATCGGGGAGAGCTACTACCGGGAAAAATGGTACGAAAAGGCGATCCTGGAGTATCAGACAGTGATAGAAAAGTATCCTAACGGCAACAAAGTGCCGGCCGCTATGCTTAAGCAAGGCTTGTCATTTCTGGCATTGGGAGACAGGTCCAATGCACGTTTGATACTCAAGGAGCTCGAAAAGAAATATCCAAACAGCAACGAGGCCAAAGTTGCCGCCACAAAGCTAACCGAGTTTTGACGGGTTGGCAGAGGAGGGTGTGTCCATACCTGCTCTTGCCTGTCACAGAACAGAAGTCCTTCCGTTCGATCAAATCGGTGATACTTTGAAACCACCCACCTTCTCACACCAGCCGAAACGATGAAGATCAAGATCGTGGGAATCGATCCGGGTCTTGCGGGCACGGGGATCGGCATCATTGAAGGCACTCACCATCGGGTTGAAAATTTTGCTTTCGGAGCAATAACAACATCGGCCAAAGACCCTCAGCCTCTCCGCCTCCAAAAGATATACAACCGATTGTGCGATGTATTCCGGAATGAAGATCCAGACCTGATCGTGATTGAAGATGTGTTTTTTCTTGAAAAGTATCCCAAGTCCGGCATCGTTTTGGGCAAGGTCTCGGGTGTGGTTTTGTTGGCCTGCTGTATGACGCGTGCCGCTGTCAAGGAAGTCGCAGTCCGCGAAGCCAAGCAAGTATTGACTGGAAATGGAAACGCGACGAAGGTCCAACTTGAAACGGCGGTTCGAAAAGCATTGGGTTATCCACACCCTATACGCCCATACCATGCCTCGGACGCATTGGGTCTTGCCCTCATCGGGCTCTTTCGTTATGGTGGCAGTCAAATTCGCTTCCTGCAGAGCTGAACATGATGCTGGGCATGGGTAAGGTTAAAGGGTGCCATCGATACTAAGGCTTTATCCGCATTTGTATGAGGTGCCCGGTGGTGAGAAATTATGATTGCATATCTTGAGGGACGACTCTTAAAGAAAGAGCAAGAGCGGATTATACTGCTTGCCAACCAAGTGGGGTATGAGGTGTTGGTACCTGCTTATGTTCGGGATACGCTCAATGCCAGGCAGGTCGGAGAGCAGGTGGCGCTTTATATCTATTACCATCAGACCGAACGGCAACCCAAACCCGTGTTGATCGGGTTCAATCTTGAGGCCGAAAAGGAGTTTTTTCAGCTGTTCATATCGGTCGACGCCATTGGGCCGCTCAAGGCGGCCAAGGCAATGACCATCCCGGTGAGCGATATCGCCGACGCCATCGAATCCAACCGTCTGGATCAGTTGAAGCAGTTGAAAGGGATCGGCCTTCGGTCCGCTCAAAAGATCATTGCCACACTGCAAGGGAAAGTGGGAAAGTTCGCCTTGATTCGAAAGAGCGACGTGCCGGATGCACCCGAATCCGTGGATTTTGTTCAGCCGGTGCTGGAGGTGCTGGTCGAGCAGTTGGGCCACAAATTGGCGGATGCCAAGCGGATGATCGGTGCAGCCTTGAAGCGAAATGACCGCATCGACAGCCCTGAAGCCTTGTTTGACGAAGTTTATCGGGGCGAAAAGGCTTAATTAAGGTTAGTAGATGATGAAGGATGATGCGTTTACCAGAGGGACAGCCCCCCAAGGCATTGTAGACAGTGCGTGCCTGTTGGATGACAGCGATCCGGACATTCAATCTCTGCGACCGGAAAAGCTCGATGATTATGTGGGACAGGGCGATGTCGTCAATACCCTTAAGATCGCTATTGAAGCTGCGCTGTTTCGCAACGAGCCATTGGAGCACGTTTTATTTCATGGCCCGCCCGGTCTTGGCAAAACGACCCTCGCGCATATTATCGCGCGTGAAATGAATGGCCGCTTAACGGTCACCTCGGGTCCGGCCCTAGAAAAGGGCGGTGATTTGATCGGTATTTTAACCCATCTGGAAGAAGGGGACATCCTATTTGTGGATGAAATCCACCGGCTGCCTAAAACGGTGGAAGAATTTCTCTACCCAGCAATGGAAGATTTCGCCGTGGACTTTGTTTTCGACAAGGGGATCCACGCCCGAAGTCATCGATATCGATTGAATCGTTTCACTCTCGTGGGAGCCACAACCCGTGTCGGGCTGCTTTCCGCGCCTTTGAGGGATCGATTTGGATTGTTTCGCAGCCTTGATTTTTACAACATTGAAGACTTGATGCACATCATACGCCGTTCTGCAGCAATCCTGAACGTATCCATCGACGAGGGCGGTGCGCGCAACCTCGCCCTTCGATCGCGGGGTACCCCGCGAATCGTCAACCGGTTGCTCAAGCGCGTGAGAGACTACGCACAGGTCAGAGGGGATGGGCGCATCAGTATCGATATCGTCGAGTCCGCATTGAACCTGGAAGGAGTCGACGGTAAAGGATTGACCCATCTGGATCGGCGTTATTTGAAAACGATTATCGACTACTATCACGGAGGACCGGTGGGGATCGAGGCCATTGCGGCAACATTGCAGGAGGAGGCCGACACCCTAGTGGACGTCATCGAGCCCTTTTTATTGAAAATCGGTATGGTCGTTCGCACCTCGTCCGGCCGGAAAGCGTCTGAGAGTGCTTTCCGGCACCTCGGTTACGCTGTTCAGGAAAAATTGTTTTAATGGCATAACTTCTTCTCCAACCCATTGCCGTTCAAAGGGGCTGGGACGTGGGCATCATCACTTTGTTGAGCGATTTTGGTACCCAGGATGAATATACAGGGGTGCTCAAAGGGGTGATCTTGAGCATCCATCCGTCCGTGACGATCGTCGATATCACCCACCATATCGCTCCTCAGCAGATTGATCAGGCGGGGGAGGTGCTCGACGCTGCATTCAGCTGGTTTCCCATTGGAACGATCCACGTGGCCATCGTGGATCCAGGGGTGGGGAGCGCCCGCGATATCATCGCCGTTCAGCAATCGGGGCATACCTTTATCGCTCCCAACAATGGGTTGCTGACACCGCTTTTCGAGAGAGAAACGCCAACCGTAATGGTCCGTGTTGAGAACACGGCGTTCTTTCTGCAGCCGCTGAGCAGCACATTTCATGGCCGTGACATTTTCGCACCCGTGGCGGCGCACTTGTCGTTGGGTATACCCATCGAAAAACTCGGGCCGGTGTTGGATCCCGACCACATCCAAAAACGGGCCAAAAAGCGTTGCGCTTTTTCGGTACAGGGTGATATCGCAGGTAAGATCAGTTATGTGGATCGGTTCGGTAATCTGGGAACCAACATCGACAGCGACAGCCTGACACAGCTGATGAGCCGATCGCGGCAAGGTGTGATCGAGGTGGAGATTTGTGGGCGGAATATCCAAGGTCTCGCAAAAACGTATGCCGAAGGCGAACCCGACCGATTGATCGCTCTGGTCAACAGCCGTAACCGGCTGGAAGTCGCCGTCAATGGCGGCAGTGCGTTTAACCTGCTTTCCGCCGGTCCGGAGACGGCCGTTCGTGTCACCGTGAAAAAGTAACGATAGGTCCTGGGATTAATATTTAGATGAAGACAACACGCAAAAAGAGTGAATCCAATCTTTCAGTAAAAGGGCAACGGTACTGGAGCCTGATGCTGGTGGGGGAGCATGGACGGGTCATTCCCTTCAACCGCTTTAAGGAGGTGGCCATCGCTGTGTTTGCCATTGCGCTCCTGAGCCTCGCGGCGCTGGTGATTCTCGGGTTTTTTTACATTCGTCAGGGGCGCACCATCGAGGGGCTGCAGGCCGAACTCATCGGACTGCGTCAATATGCCAGCGAGTTGAAGGACGAGAAAGATGTGCTTCATGCGAAACTTGGCATTCAGAAGGCGCAACTGGCGACAGAGCCGGAAGTCTCCGGCAGCTCGACCGCCGCTGGGCAGGACGGAAACACAGCACCGGTCACGGCCACCCAAGAAGACGAAGGGGATGCGGATAGCGGTAAAACCCCTGCAAAATCGACGTCCAAAATGAGCGAAAATGATAAGCCCAAAGCGCCGGAGACCCGATGGGGTGCCGAAGTGAGGGATATGGTTATTGATTACGACAGTCGGCAAAAATTGTTGAAGGCGACCTTTCGGCTGTACAATCGATCCGTGCCAAAGAAGAAATTGTCCGGTCGGGCGGTGGTCGTATTTAAAAATAAATCCGATCCGCCGATCAAATGGTTCGCAATTCCCACCGCGCTTCTGGCCGATGGACAACCGGATGGCCGCACCGGCCAACCTTTTAGCATCAACAACTATATCACCATGAAACACCGGGCATACGGGTTGAAGGGGCCCCTATCTTATGACGTGGCGGTAGTTTATGTGTTTTCGGAAGAAGGCAAATTGTTGGCGTCCAGGGAGTCCGATATCCAGATTGAAATCGAACCACCTCCCCCACCAAAACCGGCGGCTGCAGCGCCTTTAAAAGAGTCCTCGACAGAACCGACGTCGTCTCAACCTTCGGTAGTCGAAGCACCTGCCGCGACTTCGGAGGCCGCCTCACCCGCACCGGCAGGATCTGTTTCCGAGAAACCGGCGGAAAGTGGTATTGCCGAACCCTTGGATGCCGGTTCCAAGGCCACAAACGACCCTCAGGTTGACCCCCTGGAAGAGATTCCAGCGGTCGGAGCAGGTCAACCTTCAGGCCAAACAGAAGCTTCAGAGACCGAGCCGGCGCCCGATCGTGAAAAGAGCGAACCCTAAGGAGAACTGCCGTGAAAACCGATCAGAAACAATTTTCGATCATAGACGAAGGCTTTACCGTCGAAGGAATGGTGGTGGGCAAGGGCCGCCTGGTGATCAAAGGAATCGTGAAGGGATCTGTCAGCGGCGATAACGTGGTGATCGCCGAGGAGGGATCGGTTTTTGCCGAAGCCAAGGCCAACAACATGACCATCGGCGGACAGTTCGATGGCCAGATCGAGGTGGACAAGGAACTGGTGATCCTATCGACCGGCAAATGCTCGGGAAAAATTAAATGCAACGACCTGGTCGTGGAGGCGGGCGGCTTGCTGAACGCCGAAGTGACATGTACGCGACAGGTGGTCAAACAGGGAGGCTGAACTGTTTTCGATTAAATTTTCCTTGACTTACCCCTTGGTTTCATCTAAAAGTGCTGGATTCCGAAACACGCTTAGGAGTGAAAAACAGTGAAAAAATACACATATAGTGCCAAACCGAGTGACAATCAGGACCGCTGGTGGGTCGTGGATGCAGACGGCGCGGTCCTCGGACGTCTGGCGGCCGAAATTGCCGCCCGTATTCGTGGAAAATATAACCCGATGTATACCCCTCATGTGGATACCGGCGATTCCGTCATTGTGATCAATGCCGAGAAGATTAAACTAACCGGCCGCAAGATGGATCAAAAGACCTATTACCGGCACAGCGGTTATATCGGCGGTCTTCGATCGATCACCGCCCGTCAGCTGTTGGAAAAGCGCCCGGAAGATTTGATCCGTAACGCCGTTCGAGGCATGCTGCCCAAAAACAGGCTGGGACGACAGCTGAATAAAAAACTTAAGGTCTATGCCGGTAGCGAGCATCCCCATAGCGCCCAGCAACCCGAAACGTTGACCCTTAATTGAGTAGATATCAGGATTTTTAAATGGCACAAGAGAACGTATACTACGCAACTGGAAAACGGAAGAACGCCATCGCCCGAACCTGGATCAAACCGGGGAACGGTGACATCAGCATCAATGGTCGCAGCCTGGAGGACTATTTCAAAGTCTATACGGCCAAAACCATCATCAAGCAGCCGCTTACACTGACCAACAATCAGGATAAATTTGATATCAAAATCAAAGTATTGGGAGGCGGTACCATCGGCCAGGCCGGAGCGATCCGACATGGCATTACCAAGGCGTTGATGGAATTCGATCCCGAGTTGCGTTCGGTCCTGAAGAAGGCTGGATTCGTGCGACGCGATCCCCGTGAAAAAGAGCGCAAAAAATACGGACAGAAGGGCGCGCGCGCGCGTTTCCAATTCTCCAAGCGCTAATATTTGCTTCTATTCTAAATTCGTGGCAACAAGGGGGGCCTGTTCTGATCAGGTTCCCCCTTTTTTTTACCTGCCCGTCCGATCGCTTCAGTGTTCGGATAATCCTGATTTGCCACAGCGTACGAAGTGGCCTTGCCTGATTTCACGAAGAACAGGAGTGCACCTTTCATCGGATTCAGCACAGTGGTCGCTGAAGGGGCAACCGTTCCCCGGCGAATCGTCCCTCGGCGGTGGCGCGTTCCATCTGGACTTTGATGTTTCTGTCTCTCCCGGGGCGGCGGCCAGAAGTTTGAGGGTGTAAGGGTGACGCGGGTTGTCGAAAAGCGTGGGCGCCGGGGCAGACTCGACGATCAGACCGCGATACATGACGTAAACCACATCACAGATATAGCTCACCACATTGAGATCATGTGAGATAAAGAGATAACTCAGCCCCAGTTCCGACTGCAGGTCCTTCAACAAGTTTATGATTTGGGCTTGAATGGAGACGTCCAGGGCAGAGATCGGCTCGTCGCACAGCATCAGCCGCGGTGAAACGCTCAAGGCGCGGGCGATGCCGATGCGTTGACGTTGTCCGCCGCTGAATTCATGAGGATACCGATCCACGCTGGCCGATGGCATTCCGACCATGTCCAATAAGGCTTTGATGCGTCGGCGTTGGGCCGAGCGAGTCGTGATCCCGGCGATTCGTACCCCTTCACCGATGGATTGGGCCACCGTCATCCTGGGGTTGAGGGAGCTGTAGGGATCCTGGAAAACCATCTGCATCTGTTTCCGCATGGGTTTGAACTGACGCTCGCTCAAGCCGCTGATCTCCTGTCCCTCGAAGCGGATGAGACCTTCATCGGGCAACAAAAGCCTGAGGATCAAACGGGCCACCGTGGATTTGCCGCAACCGCTTTCACCCACCAGTCCCATCGTCTGATTCGGCAGTATAGAAAAATCGACGCCGTCGACGGCTTTAACCGCATCTGTCGATTGCTTGAAAAAACCGCGATTGGAAATAAAGTGCTTCTTTAAATGGGCTACTTCAAGAATCGGTGACGTGGGAGCATTCATCCTGCCGCCTCCTTCTTCATCTCCGCTGCGAAGATGACAGGGCATCTGGCCAGATGACCATGGCCGCAATCACAAAGCTCTGGAAATGAAATTTCGCAGGCGGGCTGCCGATTTTCACAGCGGGGATGAAACGGGCATCCCTTGGGTTTGTAGGCGGGATGGGGTACGCTGCCCGGGATGCTGTACAACCGCTTTCCGCGCTTTTCCCGGGTCGGTAACGCTGCCAGCAAGGCCCGGGTGTAAGGGTGTCGGGCGCCTTTAAAGATATGCTCTGCAGTGCCCTGCTCGACGATGATGCCGGCGTACATGACATAGATGTGATCCGCGATCTGCTTCACGACGCCTAAATCATGGGTGATATATTGAATCGTCATCTGCTTGTCATGCTGCAATTGCTTCAGCAGATCCAGGATCTGGGCCTGTACGGTGACATCCAATGCGGTGGTGGGCTCGTCGGCAATGATCAGGTCCGGCCCGCAAGCGAGGGCCATGGCGATCATGACCCGCTGACGCTGGCCGCCGCTGAGTTGGTGCGGGTAGGCGTTGATCCGCTTATGGGGCTCGACGATGCCGACGTCATCGAGCAATTGAATGGCCCGCTGGCGTGCTTCAGAAGCACCGATGGCTTCATGCGCCAAGATGGCTTCGCTGATCTGGTCCCCGATGGTGAATACCGGATTCAAGGAGGTCATGGGTTCCTGGAAGACCATGGCGATGCCCTTGCCGCGAAGGGCGCGCAATTGTGCAGGGGGCATATCCAGAAGAGATTGGCCCTTGAAAAGAATGCGACCCGAAGCGATCCTGGCAGGCGGTTGCGGGAGAAGCCCCATCACGGCCAGCGCGGTAACGGTCTTCCCACATCCGGATTCTCCGACGACACAGACGGTTTGTTGTCGAAGTACGCGAATATCGATTCCGTCCACCGCGAGCGCCTCCGGTCCTTCGCCTTGGAAGTAGACGCGGAGGTCTTCGATGGCCAGTACCGTATCCTTTTCTGTGGACATTGTAGGGTGCGATCCTCCAGGATGTGCCGGGGTTCGGCGGTTTAGTTCCGCTCTCGCAGTTTGGGATTCAGAATATCGCGCAAGCCTTCTCCGAAGAGATTGAAGGCCAGCACCACGACCAGGATGACGATGCCGGGTGCAAACGTGAGCCAGGGTGCGTCGAAGATGAAATCTTTGCCGTCCGAAAGAATGTTTCCCCAGGTCGCATGGGGCGGCGGCACCCCAAAACCGAGGAAACTCAATCCCGCTTCGGTCAACATGGCCGAAGCGATGCCCAGTGTGGCCGAGACCAGCACCGGCGCCACGGCATTGGGCATGATATGACGGAAGATAATCCGCATATCGCTGAGCCCGAGTGCTCGGGCTGCGGCTACGAAGTCCTGCTCGCGCAGGGAGAGAAATTCGGCGCGAACAAAGCGGGTGGTTCCCATCCAACTGGTCAGGCCGATGACGATCATGATGTTGTAGAGGCTTGCCGGCAGCAGGGCGACCACCGTGAGGATCAGGAAGAAGGATGGGAAACAGAGCATGATATCCACGGCGCGCATGATGAGCGTGTCGACGCTCATCACCGGCCGTCGCAGCGGGTCGTACCAGCGGCGCTGACCGGGTGAAGCCTGTGCCTCGAACCATCGGCCCGAGCGTCGGGAAAGCATCCATCCGGCGGCGGTCAAAAGGGCCGCAAGTCCTGCCAGGCGATACATGCCGGACATCAATGCAAAAAGCAGGATTGCGAACAGGGTCCAGACGAGAAAATGTCCTAAACGGACAGGCATTTGTCCGAAATAGCCGGCCAATCCGCCGAGAAGAATGCCGATGACCACTGCGATGCCGACGGCCACGAACCCGACCGTCAGCGAAACCCAGGCGCCTTGCAGCATGCGGGCAAACACATCGCGCCCCAGGTCGTCGGTACCGAGCAGATAGATGCCGAGGGTGGGCCGCTCCGCAGGCTGCAGTATGTCAATCCTGGGTAGCGACAGGGGCGGGCGAAGCTTTTCCTGGAGACGCACCTGGGAAGGGTCGAGCAAAGGGTGTTTGCCCGAGGTGAGCAATACGCCCGTGACGGCCAGAAGGAAAAACGCCACGAATATGGCGAACCCGAAAAAAGCCATGCGGTTTTTGCGCAGCAATCGCCACGTTTCCGACCATGGCGAGCGCGAGGGCGGCATCCAGCTTTCGTCGACGGCAGGTGGCACTCTATGCGTGTCTGAAGGCGGCATTAGAGTCGAATCCTGGGATCCACCGCCATGTACAGCAGGTCGGAGATCAGGGTGCCGACCAGCACCAACACCGCGGTGATAAAGTTGAGGGTCAGGATGATGGGGTAATCGCGGGCCAGAATCGCTTCATAGGCCATGCGCCCCATGCCGGGCCAAGAGAAAATCGATTCGATGATGACCGATCCACCGATCAGACCGGGCAGGATCAGACCGAACATAGTGACAAAGGGCAGCAGTGCATTTCTCAAGGCATGCCGGTAGTAGACCGTATCATCGTCCAGCCCTTTGGCACGGGCGGTTCGTACGTAGTCCATGCCGATGATCTCCAGCATCTGGCTGCGCACGTATCTGGACAACACGGCAATGCCGCCGGTGGCGCCGAGAATGGAGGGCAGGACCAGATGCCAGGTGCGGTCCATGAATTTGACGATGGGCGAGGCGCCGGTGACGCCAAAGCTCTCCATCCCGATCACCGGAACATGCAGGTGGGTGACCACCAGGATGATCAGAATGTAAGCAAAAAAGAAACCCGGGATCGAGATGAGCAGATAGGCGAAAAAGGTGGTCGTCTTGTCATAGAGACCATCGCGCTGGATGGCCGACCGGATGCCTACCGGAAACGAAAAGGTCCAGGTGAGCAGGGTGCCCACGACAAAGAGCGGCAGGCTGTTTAAAAAGCGTTCCCAGACTTTTGCGAGCACCGGTTGATTGTCCCGCCACGAGACGGTTTTGCCCGTGAAAAGATCGCGGTAGAAAAACAGATACTGGACGTATAGGGGGCGGTCCAGATGGAACTCTTTGCGCATGCGTTCGACGATTTCGGGTGTGAACTTGGGATTGAGCGGGTCGATCTGGCTGGGCTCTCCGGGTGCCAGGTGGATGATCAGGAAGGAGACCACCGATACGCAGAACAGGGTGATCGATTTCTGGACCAGGCTTTTGCCAAGAAAATGCAACATCGGCTTTCCTCGATTCAGCGCGATTCGAACACCGGCGCTTTGGGCAGCTTGATCCATTGGTTGAAATGGAAGGTGTAGCTGCCCGTTGGCGTGGGGGTGATGGGTTTATAGACGGTTTCACCTTCCGCTGTCATGATTTTTCGCACGATGCGCTTGTCGAGAACGGCCGTCCAGCGGCCCACGTAGAGAAAGGTATACGGCTGGGCCTCGGCGATGATGCGATGCAGTCGATGGCAATATGCGACTTGGGTGGCATGATCGTACTCTTGCCTGATCTTGATGATCAAATCGTCGGCTTCGGGATCGTTGAAGCCCACGAAATTCAGTTGATAGGGGGCGCTTTGACTCGAGTGCCAGATTTGATAAAGATCCGGGTCGATGCCCAGCGACCACCCCAGCACCAGGGCATCGAAATCGAGTTCATGGACCCTTTTCTGAATAAAAACCGACCATTCCAGCAGATCCGTTTCCACCTGAATGCCGATTTTTTTCCAGGCATCCTGGGCAATGGCCAGAACCGCCTTGCGCAACGGGTTGCCGTTGTTGGTGATCAGGGTGAAGGCCATGCGGCGCCCCTTTTTCTGCAGGTACCCGTCGGGCCCGGGAGTCCATCCCGCTTCGGCCAACAGCGCCAATGCGCCCTGGGGGTCGTAGGGCAGGGGCTCTATCGCATCGTTGTAGTAATCGGTTTGCTTGGCAAAAGGCCCGGTGATCGATTCACCCTGGCCGTAAAGCACATAATCGATGATCTCCTGGCGGTCGATGGCCATACCCAGGGCGCGCCGCACACGGACATCGTCGAACGGTGCCCGGCGCAGGTTGTATCCGATATAGGTATAACCTAAGGCGATGCCTGAAAAGTGTTGAAAACGCTCGTCTTTTTCAAGACGTGCCACTTGATGGGGCAGGACGCTGTAGTTGTCGATGGTGCCGGAGTAGAATTCCATTTCCTGGGTGAGCATGTCGGGAATGATACGCATCACGTAACGATGGTAGTTGGGTGGACCTTCCCAGTAATCGTCAAACCGTTCGAGTCGCAGGAATTGATCGGACTTCCATTCCTGGAAGACGAAGGGGCCGGATCCGATGGGGTGTCGATTGAAGCGGCTTTGTCGCATCGTGAAGGCATCGGGGTCTTTTCCGGAATCGATGGCCTCGGCCCGCAGTGCGTCGTCATCGAGCAAATGCGCCGGCAGGATGCCCATTCCCCATGTGGCCAGGGCCGGTGAATAGAGCCGCTTATATACAAAACGGATGGTCAGCGGATCGATCACCTCGACCGACTGCACCGGTTCGAAATCCGGCAGGCGGGGTGAAAAATTCTTGGGATTCAGGATCGCCCGATAGGTAAATGCCACATCGGCCGCGGTCAGCGGATGACCGTCGTGGAATTTGACATTCGGCCGCAAGTAAAAGTCGATGACCGGGTTGTGCCGGGTCGACGGCAACAACCGTCGGGCCGCGGCCGCCAGTTCGGATGGGGGGATTTCGTCGTCCGTGCGGACATGCGCAGTCGGATCGAATGCATCGAAATAGTCTTGCCCCAGGAGGGTTGCGAGGCGCTCGAAGAGCATTTGATCTACCTTGCCGAGGGTTATCCGTATGGCCTCTGGCGCGTCGATGCGAACGACGGCGGTGCGTTCCCTCTCCCCCACCTTGAACGAGATTGTCTCTTCACTCGTGGCGGGCTCCAGCAGTGATACCTCTTTCACGTGGCGCCATTGTGGATCGCCCTGGAGGAACAGGGCACGCAGTTCAGATGCCAAGGTGCGGTTGTCGATCTTTCCCCAGCGGGCCGTCGGCGTCCCTTCGTTGCAAAAAAAATAGGCGTGTTCATAAACTTGCCAGCGTGTCGCAACGCGTCCCCTGAAATGCAACGCTTCATCCCTGTCGATGAGGCCTTCGAAGACGAATGCGTTGATTTCACTGCTGGTGCCGTCGCTGGACAGCACGGGGTTGAGCATGCTGGCATCTCCGATGGATGCAGTGATGAACTGATTCAGGCGGTCGGGATTGCCGCGGGTTTGGTCTTCGTAGCTCGGGGCCCAGAAGTAGGACGCCAGCAGGACGATGATCACCAGGGTCGGGGCTGCAATGAGAAAACGTCGGATATTCATGTGTTGCGGCCCTTAGGGGCGGTTCGTGAGTTATCCGTCGGCAGGTCTGTAGCCATGCCAGATTTATGATTTGATTGCAAAATAAGTATGTTGACCATAGGCGATGGATCGATTCAAGTCAAGCGGGGAGACTCGACTGGGAGCGTGCAAAAAGAGGGGGAACCCTCATGATGAGGATTCCCCTGGAACTGTTTTGGTTGAGCGCGACGTGTGGCTATTCTCGTGTTTCCGCCTCCGTCGGCGTTTCCGCTTGTTGGGCGGCGGCTTCCTCGGCTCGGCGGATTTTTGCCGCTTCCAAGGCGGCCGTGACCGAAGCGATTTTCTGCTCAACCGCCGACAACTGGGTCGGGTCGGTGGTCAGACGTTGAACCCTGGCGAGGTTGTCGAGTGCGGACGTCAGCGATTCGACGGTGTTTTTGCTGGCGTCAACTTCGGCCTTGTAATAGAGGGTCATGCGCTGGATGTTGTTTTTTCGATGTTCAATTTCGGCGCGCATCTCTTCGCTTAATGCGTACTGTTCGGCCCGATCCAGATAGTCGGCGATGGCCTTGTAGTCAGGGAGTCCGCTAGTTTCAAGCAGTGCATCTGCTTTATTCAGGTAATAACCAAAAATTATTGGAAAAACATCTTTCTGACGGTAGATGTCCTGGACGGGTTCGGCAAGTTGGTAGCCGTGCAGAACAGCAAAAAATTGTTGGCCCGTGGGTGAAAAATTGCCTTTCCAGATCTCAACTGCGCCCCGCTGGGGAAGAATGAAATATCGGCCACTGTTGGTGTAGCTGGTCCAGATGATGAGCAAAAAGATCGCGGCGGCGATGATGGCACCGATTTTGGCCGCGCGAAGCACTGGATCGGGCGGTTCTTTGTCCGGGCGGGTTTCACCTCGAGCCGCCTCCACAGGGTGAGGTGCTTCGGTCCGGGGCTGTTGGACCGGCGGTGCCGCCGCTTTCTTGGGTTCGGTTTCGGAAGGTGCCGGCTCGCCAGCGGCCACCGGTGTTTCGGACGCCGTTTTCGCTTCCGGTGTCGGTTCTTTTACCGGTTTTTCAGCCGGCTTTTCTAATTTTTTTTCGCTCGGTTCTTCTGACGCCTGGGGCGCAGGTTTCTCCTCGGGTACTGGCACATCGGCAGGCGCCGGTGCCTCGACTTGG
This Desulfatitalea tepidiphila DNA region includes the following protein-coding sequences:
- a CDS encoding ABC transporter ATP-binding protein, whose amino-acid sequence is MSTEKDTVLAIEDLRVYFQGEGPEALAVDGIDIRVLRQQTVCVVGESGCGKTVTALAVMGLLPQPPARIASGRILFKGQSLLDMPPAQLRALRGKGIAMVFQEPMTSLNPVFTIGDQISEAILAHEAIGASEARQRAIQLLDDVGIVEPHKRINAYPHQLSGGQRQRVMIAMALACGPDLIIADEPTTALDVTVQAQILDLLKQLQHDKQMTIQYITHDLGVVKQIADHIYVMYAGIIVEQGTAEHIFKGARHPYTRALLAALPTREKRGKRLYSIPGSVPHPAYKPKGCPFHPRCENRQPACEISFPELCDCGHGHLARCPVIFAAEMKKEAAG
- a CDS encoding ABC transporter permease — encoded protein: MPPSRSPWSETWRLLRKNRMAFFGFAIFVAFFLLAVTGVLLTSGKHPLLDPSQVRLQEKLRPPLSLPRIDILQPAERPTLGIYLLGTDDLGRDVFARMLQGAWVSLTVGFVAVGIAVVIGILLGGLAGYFGQMPVRLGHFLVWTLFAILLFALMSGMYRLAGLAALLTAAGWMLSRRSGRWFEAQASPGQRRWYDPLRRPVMSVDTLIMRAVDIMLCFPSFFLILTVVALLPASLYNIMIVIGLTSWMGTTRFVRAEFLSLREQDFVAAARALGLSDMRIIFRHIMPNAVAPVLVSATLGIASAMLTEAGLSFLGFGVPPPHATWGNILSDGKDFIFDAPWLTFAPGIVILVVVLAFNLFGEGLRDILNPKLRERN
- a CDS encoding ABC transporter permease translates to MLHFLGKSLVQKSITLFCVSVVSFLIIHLAPGEPSQIDPLNPKFTPEIVERMRKEFHLDRPLYVQYLFFYRDLFTGKTVSWRDNQPVLAKVWERFLNSLPLFVVGTLLTWTFSFPVGIRSAIQRDGLYDKTTTFFAYLLISIPGFFFAYILIILVVTHLHVPVIGMESFGVTGASPIVKFMDRTWHLVLPSILGATGGIAVLSRYVRSQMLEIIGMDYVRTARAKGLDDDTVYYRHALRNALLPFVTMFGLILPGLIGGSVIIESIFSWPGMGRMAYEAILARDYPIILTLNFITAVLVLVGTLISDLLYMAVDPRIRL
- a CDS encoding peptide-binding protein, which gives rise to MNIRRFLIAAPTLVIIVLLASYFWAPSYEDQTRGNPDRLNQFITASIGDASMLNPVLSSDGTSSEINAFVFEGLIDRDEALHFRGRVATRWQVYEHAYFFCNEGTPTARWGKIDNRTLASELRALFLQGDPQWRHVKEVSLLEPATSEETISFKVGERERTAVVRIDAPEAIRITLGKVDQMLFERLATLLGQDYFDAFDPTAHVRTDDEIPPSELAAAARRLLPSTRHNPVIDFYLRPNVKFHDGHPLTAADVAFTYRAILNPKNFSPRLPDFEPVQSVEVIDPLTIRFVYKRLYSPALATWGMGILPAHLLDDDALRAEAIDSGKDPDAFTMRQSRFNRHPIGSGPFVFQEWKSDQFLRLERFDDYWEGPPNYHRYVMRIIPDMLTQEMEFYSGTIDNYSVLPHQVARLEKDERFQHFSGIALGYTYIGYNLRRAPFDDVRVRRALGMAIDRQEIIDYVLYGQGESITGPFAKQTDYYNDAIEPLPYDPQGALALLAEAGWTPGPDGYLQKKGRRMAFTLITNNGNPLRKAVLAIAQDAWKKIGIQVETDLLEWSVFIQKRVHELDFDALVLGWSLGIDPDLYQIWHSSQSAPYQLNFVGFNDPEADDLIIKIRQEYDHATQVAYCHRLHRIIAEAQPYTFLYVGRWTAVLDKRIVRKIMTAEGETVYKPITPTPTGSYTFHFNQWIKLPKAPVFESR